Part of the Cryptosporangium arvum DSM 44712 genome, CGAGGATGCTGCCGGCGATGAAGATGTTCGTGCGTGCGTCGGACAGCGGCTTGCCGACGTCCTGCGCCTCGTACCGCGCGAGTTCCTCGACGTGCTGGAAGATGAGCTGCGACCAGCGGGCGAGAATGGCACCACGGTCGGACGGGTTCATCCGGGACCAGCCGGAGTAGGCGGCACGGGCCGCGGCGACGGCGGCGTCCACGTCGGGGGCGGTCGCTCGGCCCGCCTGGTGGAACGCTTGCTGGGTGGCCGGGTCGAGCACCGGCAGGGCCTCTCCGGAGGCGGGAGACTGCCAGCTCCCGGCGATCAGGAGGCGGTTCTCTGGGACGGCGAGCTCGCTCATACCGGAAGTCTTGACGGCTACCATCTCAGAAGTCAAGATGCCGTCTCGCCATAGTGAGATAACGGAGAGTTCTCGTGGACATTACCGTCGCCGCCGTCACCGCGGAAAAGACGTTCGAACTTCGTCCGGCCCAGCTCGAGGAGCCCCGCGCCGACGAGGTGCTGGTGCGCCTGAGCGCGGTCGGCATCTGCGCCACCGACCTGCACTTCGCTACGTTCCTACCCACCAACGCCGTGCTCGGACACGAGGGCGCCGGTGTGGTCGAGGCCGTCGGTGCCGGGGTCAGCGGCGTCGAGGTCGGCGACCAGGTGGCGTTGGCGTTCACGTCCTGCGGCGTCTGCAAGCAGTGTCGCACCGCGTCCCCGTCGTACTGCGCGCAGTTCGACGCGCTGAACTTCGCGGGGGCCCGGTCGGACGGGAGCTCGGCGCTGAGCATCGACGGCCAGCCGGTCTACGGCCACTTCCTCGGCCAGTCGGCGTTCGCCACCCACGCGGTCGTCAGCGCCCGCAGCGTCGTCACGCTGCCCGACACCGCCGACCTGCGTACCGCCGCTCCGTTCGGCTGCGGGTTCATGACCGGCGCCGGGGCGATCCTGCACACGGTCAAGCCGGGGCCGGAGAGCGCGGTGGCCGTCTTCGGCGCCGGCGCGGTCGGCCTCGCGTCGGTGATGACCGCGGCCGCCGCCGGCGCGCAGACGATCATCGCGGTCGACGTGAGCCCGAGCCGCCTGCAGACCGCGCAGGAGGTCGGCGCCACGCACGTGCTCGACTCGCGCGAGGGTGACGTCGTCGAGCGGATCCGGGCGATCGTGCCGGACGGCCTCGACGGCTCGGTCGACACCACCGGGCGCGCCGACGTCGTGAAGTCCGCCGTGACCGCGCTGCACACCCGGGGTACCTGCGCCGTCGTCGGTGTCGGTCCGAGCGAGAACGTCGAGGTCGAGTGGCGGACGCTGCTCAACGGCCGCACGGTCACCGGCGTGATCTCCGGCAGTGCGGTGCCGCAGGTGCTGGTGCCGCAGCTGCTCGAGTGGCAGCGGGCCGGTCGCTTCCCGGTCGAGAAGCTGATGGCCCACTACGCGTTCGCCGACATCAACGAGGCCGCCGCGGCCACCAAGCGCGGCGACGTCGTCAAGGCCGTCCTGACTTTCTAGTAAGCGGCTCGCCGGAACAAAACAAACGCTTCACGTTTGTGCTCGTGCGTGAAGGTTTTATTTCGCGCACCCCTTGCAAGCGAGTGTCAAAACTCCGATTCGGGTCCTCTGAGCTGCACGGATGCAAATTGGAGTCCTTTTCGGACCGAATTTCCGGCTGATTGACGCCTTTCTGGGCGCCGTTTACGGTTGGGAGAACTCCGGTGGCGCGGCCGGGGCAAACACCGCGCAAGTTAGCTTCGGATGCCGTGGAGATGGCAGTGGAAGCAGCACGACCGACGGTCGAATTCGACCATCACGCCCCGGAGTTGATCGACGATCCGGTGCGTCCCTACGCCGAGGTCCGGGGTAAATGCCCGGTCGCTTGGACCGAGTCCCACGGTGGTCACTGGGTGACCACCCGCTACGAGGACATCGCCAGAATCGCCCGTGACGACGCGACGTTCTCGTCGGCTCGCCGCAGCGAGGACAGCGGGCTCGGGTTCGTGATCCCGGAAGGCAAAGCGAGCCCGCAGTACCCGATCGAGCTCGACCCACCCGAGTCGACGATCTACCGGGACCTGATCAACCCGCTCCTGAGCCGCTCGGCGATCGAGAAGCTCGTCCCGATGATCGCGCAGCACGTCACCGACGTGGTCGACGCGTTCGTCGAGGACGGCCACGCCGACCTGGTGCAGCAGCTCACGAACCCGGTGCCCACCGCGGTGACGCTCGACTGGCTCGGCTTCCCCCGCGAGGACTGGAAGCGGCTGGCCGGGCCGATCCACGACCTGTTCGCCGCCCAACCGGGCAGCGAGCGGGAGATGCGCGGCGGCATGGGCCTAGCGTTCATGGGTGACCGGATCGTCGAGATCATGGACGAGCGGC contains:
- a CDS encoding NAD(P)-dependent alcohol dehydrogenase — translated: MDITVAAVTAEKTFELRPAQLEEPRADEVLVRLSAVGICATDLHFATFLPTNAVLGHEGAGVVEAVGAGVSGVEVGDQVALAFTSCGVCKQCRTASPSYCAQFDALNFAGARSDGSSALSIDGQPVYGHFLGQSAFATHAVVSARSVVTLPDTADLRTAAPFGCGFMTGAGAILHTVKPGPESAVAVFGAGAVGLASVMTAAAAGAQTIIAVDVSPSRLQTAQEVGATHVLDSREGDVVERIRAIVPDGLDGSVDTTGRADVVKSAVTALHTRGTCAVVGVGPSENVEVEWRTLLNGRTVTGVISGSAVPQVLVPQLLEWQRAGRFPVEKLMAHYAFADINEAAAATKRGDVVKAVLTF